In Vagococcus hydrophili, one DNA window encodes the following:
- a CDS encoding flotillin family protein: MGILFLPIVLVGIILLMLLVVFVSKYQTAKPDEALIISGSYLGTKNVHQDQGGNKLKIVRGGGAFVLPVFQRSNRLSLLSSKLDVSTPEVYTEQGVPVMADGTSIIKIGSSVEEIATAAEQFLGKTREELENEAREVLEGHLRSILGSMTVEEIYQNRDKFSQSVQEVASVDLAKMGLIIVSFTIKDVRDKNGYLDSLGKPRIAQVKRDAEIAEAEALKETRIKKAQAEKESQQAELGRQTEIAEAAKEKELKLAAYKQEQDIAKAKADQAYNLESAVAQQQVVAQEMEVKVIERQKQIELEEKEIIRREKQYDSEVKKKADADRYAREQEALASKAREVAEAEAEKFRIESMAEANASQVRMDGQARADAILAQGQAEAQAKEKIAEAFKQYGEAAVLSMVLEMLPELVKEASQPLGNIEKISVVDTGQGGKDSGANRITNYATNLLASSQETLKETTGLDVKDLLESFASKGSKNVINVNDTPEN; this comes from the coding sequence ATGGGAATTTTATTTTTACCAATCGTCTTAGTTGGGATTATTTTATTAATGTTATTAGTTGTGTTTGTTTCAAAATATCAAACAGCTAAACCAGATGAAGCGTTGATTATTAGTGGTAGTTATCTAGGTACTAAAAATGTTCATCAAGATCAAGGTGGCAATAAATTGAAGATTGTTCGTGGGGGCGGAGCTTTTGTTTTACCTGTGTTCCAACGATCAAATCGACTAAGTCTACTTTCAAGTAAATTAGATGTGTCAACGCCAGAAGTATATACAGAACAAGGTGTACCGGTTATGGCTGATGGAACATCAATCATCAAAATTGGTTCTTCTGTTGAAGAAATAGCCACTGCGGCAGAACAATTCTTAGGAAAAACACGTGAGGAATTAGAAAATGAAGCCCGTGAAGTACTAGAAGGTCACTTACGTTCAATCTTAGGATCAATGACGGTAGAAGAAATTTATCAAAATCGTGATAAATTTAGTCAAAGTGTCCAAGAAGTAGCCAGTGTGGACTTAGCTAAAATGGGTCTGATTATTGTATCATTTACGATTAAAGATGTTCGAGATAAAAATGGTTACTTAGACTCACTAGGTAAGCCACGTATCGCTCAAGTTAAACGTGATGCTGAGATTGCTGAAGCCGAAGCTCTAAAAGAAACACGTATAAAAAAAGCGCAAGCTGAAAAAGAATCTCAACAAGCTGAACTTGGTCGTCAAACAGAAATAGCTGAAGCGGCAAAAGAAAAAGAATTAAAATTAGCAGCTTATAAGCAAGAACAAGATATTGCTAAAGCCAAAGCCGATCAAGCTTATAATTTAGAAAGTGCCGTTGCTCAACAACAAGTAGTGGCTCAAGAGATGGAAGTTAAAGTTATTGAGCGTCAAAAACAAATTGAATTAGAAGAAAAAGAAATTATTCGTCGTGAGAAACAATACGATTCAGAAGTGAAGAAAAAAGCGGATGCGGATCGTTATGCTAGAGAACAAGAAGCGTTGGCTTCAAAAGCCCGTGAAGTAGCTGAAGCCGAAGCTGAAAAATTCAGAATCGAATCAATGGCAGAAGCGAACGCCTCACAAGTACGCATGGATGGACAAGCGCGAGCAGATGCTATTTTAGCTCAAGGTCAAGCAGAAGCCCAAGCAAAAGAAAAAATCGCCGAAGCCTTCAAACAATACGGTGAAGCTGCTGTTTTAAGTATGGTACTTGAAATGTTACCAGAACTTGTTAAAGAAGCATCTCAACCACTTGGCAATATCGAAAAAATTTCAGTTGTGGATACAGGTCAAGGTGGGAAAGATAGTGGAGCTAATCGTATTACAAATTATGCAACCAATCTTTTAGCTTCTTCTCAAGAAACTTTGAAAGAAACAACAGGTCTTGATGTGAAAGATTTATTAGAGAGTTTTGCCTCTAAAGGATCTAAAAATGTTATTAATGTAAATGATACGCCTGAAAATTAA
- the lepB gene encoding signal peptidase I, translating into MKKKIRKKSSRNQRMRKKYRKLTNLVFDILLGISISLFLFLLVGRIFFSIHKVDDNSMYPLLKKENKMIVRRGKTKINRFDIIAFKNGSKIEFRRVIGLPKERVKYEDDYLTINDELVDEKFIIDQINEYGKKSEVYTRSKQGENGFQMNEIPRNYYLVLGDNRPNATDSRQYGLVSKDKIIGKSSLMLSPLRTIK; encoded by the coding sequence TTGAAAAAAAAGATAAGAAAAAAATCAAGTCGAAATCAAAGAATGAGGAAGAAATATCGAAAGCTAACAAATTTAGTTTTCGATATTTTATTAGGAATTAGCATAAGTTTATTCCTTTTTTTACTAGTTGGTCGAATTTTCTTTTCTATTCATAAAGTAGATGATAATTCGATGTATCCTCTATTAAAAAAAGAAAATAAGATGATTGTTCGGCGTGGGAAAACGAAAATTAATCGGTTCGATATAATTGCTTTCAAAAATGGTTCGAAAATTGAGTTTCGAAGAGTCATTGGTTTACCGAAAGAAAGAGTCAAGTACGAAGATGATTATTTGACGATTAATGATGAGTTGGTAGATGAAAAATTTATTATTGATCAGATCAATGAGTATGGAAAAAAAAGTGAGGTTTATACACGATCTAAGCAAGGTGAAAATGGGTTTCAAATGAATGAAATACCTAGAAATTATTATTTAGTTTTAGGAGATAATCGTCCGAATGCTACTGATAGTAGGCAATATGGTTTGGTGTCAAAAGACAAAATTATTGGAAAGAGTTCTCTTATGCTGTCTCCTTTAAGAACGATAAAGTAA
- a CDS encoding DUF916 and DUF3324 domain-containing protein has translation MKTNNKKIRIILVMILWLCSVVGFNQVQADETHNENSFKYKVIFPDNQMEENIGYYHLKMKPDQEQIVQIEMTNPGTKKTAVGISLNGTKTNANGVIEYGDTSIKNDTSVKFDFTDIVSAPKKVELNPGETKTLEIKIKMPKTSFNGVVTGGVQMIQEGQNKVENKGGSMVLNEYAYVVGMVLQESDEKVTPKLKLNSVKAGQSNYKNMVYVNYSNIEAAYVDNMTTEVQITKKGSDAVIYERKQAKMRMAPNSFISFPVGMNGEKMEPGDYTATILVTADNGIKEKWTKDFKISKDEADKFNERDVGLEQNKGINWLFIGLIVVGFFAVVLIVVMIMTISRKNKQKKAKKKGSKRRK, from the coding sequence ATGAAAACTAATAATAAGAAAATAAGAATAATACTAGTAATGATTCTTTGGTTGTGCTCAGTAGTAGGTTTCAATCAAGTTCAAGCTGATGAAACACACAACGAGAATTCTTTTAAGTACAAAGTCATTTTTCCAGACAATCAAATGGAAGAAAATATTGGTTATTATCATTTAAAAATGAAACCTGATCAAGAACAAATTGTTCAGATTGAAATGACTAATCCAGGAACTAAAAAAACCGCTGTCGGCATTTCCTTAAATGGGACAAAAACAAATGCTAACGGTGTAATTGAATACGGAGATACGAGTATAAAAAATGATACGTCAGTGAAATTTGATTTCACTGACATTGTTTCGGCACCTAAAAAAGTAGAACTGAATCCAGGTGAGACAAAAACATTAGAAATAAAAATTAAGATGCCTAAAACGAGTTTTAATGGAGTTGTGACAGGCGGAGTCCAAATGATTCAAGAAGGACAAAATAAAGTTGAAAATAAAGGTGGTTCGATGGTATTAAATGAATACGCCTATGTTGTTGGAATGGTCTTGCAAGAAAGTGATGAAAAAGTAACCCCAAAATTGAAACTTAATTCAGTTAAAGCAGGCCAATCTAATTATAAAAATATGGTTTATGTTAACTACTCAAATATAGAAGCAGCATATGTTGATAATATGACCACTGAAGTTCAAATTACCAAGAAAGGCTCAGATGCGGTAATTTATGAAAGAAAACAAGCAAAAATGAGAATGGCGCCTAATTCGTTTATTTCATTTCCAGTAGGGATGAACGGAGAAAAAATGGAACCAGGTGATTATACAGCGACTATCTTGGTAACAGCAGATAACGGGATTAAAGAAAAATGGACAAAAGATTTTAAAATCAGTAAAGATGAGGCTGATAAGTTTAACGAGCGAGATGTTGGTTTAGAGCAAAATAAAGGGATTAACTGGCTATTCATTGGACTTATTGTCGTTGGCTTTTTTGCTGTCGTTCTTATTGTTGTGATGATCATGACAATTTCAAGAAAAAACAAACAAAAAAAAGCCAAGAAAAAGGGTAGCAAAAGAAGAAAGTAA